The following are encoded together in the Malaya genurostris strain Urasoe2022 chromosome 3, Malgen_1.1, whole genome shotgun sequence genome:
- the LOC131435487 gene encoding uncharacterized protein K02A2.6-like, translated as MAQRNQNPTNENDQNVFVLQTTQTFNPAVYNLPQFRFGHLPTSEVRNAWTGWIRGFERVMTASNIVDCSIKKIQLLAMGGLELQTVFDSIPGGDVEEADNIDPYMVAKSKLDEHFSPKHHESFERYLFWTMVADAEEPIEKFLERIQQKADKCSFGQTPMDSRQIAVMDKIIQAAPEDLRERLLERENLTLNDCVKVVNSYQAVKYQASAMSKRPHQAILNVQRLYTKANITKPEFSQNKLRCTRCGYSQHNPGERCPAYNQKCLRCGVTGHFKSVCRALSEKTNLKTGNEIPGKRFYSMGNEKRAMVFKRPRNVLNINVDEASSMYEELPVYNIGNTSDDQIRCLVGGINIQMLIDSGSKYNLIDDNTWNMMQLQNVTVKNVRFDSNKKFLAYGKVPLKLLMIFDADIQIQGVSEKLPINSTFFVIEKGQQALLGKDTAQKLGVLRIGLRNCSTDVHYADELKATFPYIKHVELTLPIDKRIAPVIQPLRRCPVPLLGKVKAKIDDLLAQDIIERIERPTTWVSPLVPILKDNGEVRLCIDMRRANQAIQRLNHPLPIFEEILSRIRNARFYSLLDMKDSYYHIMLSAECRDITTFITNWGLFRFKRLFFGVNCAPELFQSLMESLFATCSNMVGFIDDFLIYGETEEEHDRALKAVVQRIDELGIQLNHHKCKFKKTEIIFLGHKLSEKGALPSDDKIESILSCRAPKSREELRSFMGLVTYVSRFIPNLATDSCPLRDLIKSSSHFEWKQIHQIAFDRLKQRIGSIDYLGYFDPNDRTLVITDASGVGLGAVLIQFKGNLPRVISYASKSLSETEKKYPPIEKEALGIVWAVERFRIFLLGITFELETDHRPLETIFTATSRPTIRIERWLLRLQAFKFNVVYRKGSANLADSLSRLAAHCSDTSWNEESEVFIRHVMVEAIAILSDGNNNDFDDSTEIAIRAIQDAAAIDITEVIDETKIDDELKTLKDAIMSGVWKDPSLKPYAPFQSELSYVNGLLMRGRKLIVPVVLRERICMLAHEGHPGHSVMKSRLRDKYWWPNMDHAAIRVCDRCEGCRLVHAADPPEPMARRTIPEKPWVDLAIDFLGPLPTNEYVLVVIDYYSRYMELEIMSKITACETVRKLRKIFRTWGYRRTITLDNAKQFVSKEFSDFCTSIGVVLNHTTPYWPQANGEVERQNRSLLKRLKISNALYGDWKTELDDYLIQYNNSPHSTTGMTPSELLQNRKVRFKLPQIDDISTTPPSSEFRDRDIQKKFEGKERGDARRAARTSDIQTGDSVLMKNLTIQDKLTTDFGKEEYTVVGRNGPNVTVESTETGKRFDRNTSHLRKIEESNEKHFRSDDTLLTHETDKQAVLRRSSRAPKPTARFSP; from the exons ATGGCACAGAGAAATCAAAATCCGACCAATGAAAATGATCAAAATGTTTTTGTTCTTCAAACAACACAAACTTTTAATCCAGCGGTTTATAATCTTCCACAATTTCGATTCGGGCATTTGCCTACTTCGGAAGTGCGAAATGCATGGACCGGTTGGATCCGTGGTTTCGAACGTGTCATGACAGCTTCAAATATTGTTGACTGCTCCATCAAAAAAATCCAACTGCTGGCAATGGGAGGATTGGAGCTACAAACTGTTTTCGATTCAATCCCAGGAGGAGATGTTGAAGAGGCCGACAATATAGATCCCTACATGGTGGCGAAGTCTAAATTAGACGAGCATTTCTCTCCTAAACATCACGAAAGTTTCGAAAGATATTTATTTTGGACTATGGTAGCTGACGCAGAGGAACcgattgaaaaattcttggaaaGAATTCAACAAAAAGCCGATAAGTGCTCTTTCGGACAAACTCCCATGGACAGTCGGCAAATCGCTGTAATGGACAAAATTATTCAAGCCGCTCCAGAGGATCTTCGCGAACGGCTGCTGGAAAGGGAGAATTTAACTTTGAACGATTGTGTTAAGGTTGTCAACTCATATCAGGCAGTAAAATATCAAGCATCTGCGATGAGTAAGAGACCACATCAGGCGATACTGAACGTACAGCGTCTCTATACAAAAGCGAACATAACGAAACCAGAATTTTCGCAAAATAAGCTTAGGTGCACCCGCTGTGGCTACAGTCAACACAATCCCGGAGAGAGATGTCCAGCATATAATCAAAAATGTTTGCGATGTGGGGTTACAGGGCATTTCAAATCGGTGTGCAGAGCTCTTAGTGAGAAAACGAAC CTTAAAACTGGAAATGAAATCCCGGGAAAACGATTTTATTCGATGGGAAATGAAAAACGTGCGATGGTTTTCAAGCGACCACGAAATGTTTTGAATATAAATGTTGATGAAGCAAGCAGTATGTATGAGGAACTGCCCGTTTACAATATTGGGAATACATCGGACGACCAAATCAGGTGTCTCGTGGGAGGAATTAATATACAAATGTTAATTGACTCGGGCTCAAAATATAATCTTATTGATGATAATACATGGAATATGATGCAGCTCCAAAACGTTACAGTAAAAAATGTACGCTTTGATTCGAACAAAAAATTTCTCGCGTACGGTAAAGTACCGTTGAAACTTTTAATGATTTTTGATGCCGACATTCAAATACAGGGCGTAAGTGAAAAGTTACCAATAAACTCCACATTCTTTGTTATCGAAAAGGGCCAACAAGCATTGCTAGGAAAGGACACTGCCCAAAAACTAGGCGTTCTTCGGATTGGCCTAAGAAACTGTTCAACTGATGTGCACTATGCAGATGAATTGAAAGCAACATTTCCTTACATAAAACACGTCGAGCTTACGCTGCCGATAGACAAAAGGATTGCACCTGTGATTCAACCTCTTCGACGATGTCCAGTACCGTTACTAGGGAAAGTAAAAGCAAAAATTGATGATTTGTTGGCGCAGGATATAATAGAACGAATCGAAAGACCAACGACATGGGTTTCACCACTTGTTCCTATTTTGAAGGATAATGGTGAAGTACGCCTTTGCATTGATATGCGTCGTGCAAATCAAGCAATTCAACGGTTAAATCACCCCTTGCCAATATTCGAGGAAATCCTTTCCCGGATTCGGAATGCTCGTTTTTATTCGTTACTAGATATGAAAGATTCTTATTATCATATAATGCTTTCTGCAGAATGTCGAGATATTACTACCTTCATAACGAATTGGGGTCTATTTCGATTCAAACGTTTGTTTTTCGGAGTTAATTGTGCACCTGAATTGTTTCAGAGTCTGATGGAAAGTTTGTTCGCAACGTGTAGTAATATGGTGGGATTCATAGATGATTTTTTGATATACGGAGAAACAGAAGAGGAGCATGATCGGGCACTCAAAGCGGTAGTGCAACGAATTGATGAACTTGGAATTCAGCTTAACCATCACAAATGCAAGTTCAAGAAAACGGAGATCATTTTCCTGGGTCACAAACTTTCAGAAAAGGGTGCGCTACCTTCAGATGATAAGATAGAATCAATTTTAAGCTGCCGTGCTCCTAAATCACGCGAAGAGCTCAGAAGCTTCATGGGACTGGTTACATACGTTTCtcgttttattccaaatttagcTACCGACAGTTGTCCGCTGAGAGACCTGATAAAGTCATCGTCACATTTCGAATGGAAGCAAATCCATCAGATTGCATTTGATCGACTCAAACAGCGTATTGGATCAATTGATTATTTAGGTTATTTTGATCCAAATGATCGTACATTAGTAATAACAGACGCATCGGGTGTAGGACTTGGAGCCGTGTTGATACAATTCAAGGGAAATTTACCAAGAGTAATTAGTTATGCGTCTAAAAGTTTGTCGGAAACGGAAAAAAAATATCCGCCGATTGAAAAAGAGGCACTTGGCATTGTATGGGCGGTTGAAAGGTTTCGTATATTTTTGCTTGGTATTACTTTCGAACTTGAGACTGATCACCGGCCACTTGAAACTATTTTCACGGCTACTTCTCGACCTACTATTCGTATCGAGCGCTGGCTTTTAAGATTACAAGCTTTTAAGTTCAACGTGGTTTATAGGAAGGGTTCTGCAAACTTGGCCGATTCATTATCAAGACTAGCCGCCCACTGTAGCGATACCAGTTGGAACGAAGAATCCGAAGTTTTCATACGTCACGTGATGGTTGAAGCCATAGCCATTCTCAGCGATGGAAATAACAACGATTTTGACGATAGCACAGAAATTGCCATTAGGGCCATTCAAGATGCGGCGGCCATCGATATTACAGAGGTaattgatgaaacaaaaatcgACGACGAGTTGAAAACATTAAAAGATGCGATTATGTCGGGCGTTTGGAAAGATCCGAGTCTAAAGCCATATGCGCCTTTCCAAAGCGAGCTGAGCTATGTCAATGGTTTGTTGATGCGTGGTAGAAAATTAATAGTTCCCGTGGTTCTTCGAGAACGTATATGTATGCTGGCTCACGAAGGACACCCGGGCCATTCAGTAATGAAAAGTCGTTTGCGAGATAAATATTGGTGGCCGAATATGGATCATGCGGCCATTAGAGTGTGTGATAGATGTGAGGGCTGCCGTTTAGTGCATGCTGCTGATCCCCCGGAACCGATGGCAAGAAGAACTATACCCGAGAAACCATGGGTTGATCTAGCAATTGACTTTTTAGGTCCTTTGCCCACGAATGAATACGTACTCGTCGTAATCGATTATTATAGCCGATACATGGAACTAGAGATTATGTCCAAGATAACAGCTTGTGAAACTGTACGGAAattaagaaaaattttccgaacatGGGGTTATCGGAGAACAATAACCTTAGATAACGCGAAGCAGTTTGTCTCAAAAGAGTTTTCTGATTTTTGCACATCGATCGGAGTAGTCTTAAATCACACCACGCCATACTGGCCGCAAGCTAACGGAGAGGTTGAGCGACAGAACAGATCTCTGCTTaaaagattgaaaatttcgaatgcTTTATACGGCGATTGGAAGACCGAGTTGGACGATTACTTAATCCAGTACAATAATTCACCTCATTCAACAACTGGAATGACACCAAGTGAACTCCTTCAAAATAGGAAAGTACGCTTCAAACTTCCACAGATCGATGACATTAGTACCACTCCACCGTCCTCAGAATTTAGGGACAGAGACAttcaaaaaaagtttgaagGAAAAGAACGAGGAGATGCCAGGCGAGCAGCAAGGACGAGTGACATTCAAACTGGTGATTCTGTTTTGATGAAAAACCTAACGATACAAGATAAGCTAACAACCGACTTCGGAAAAGAAGAATATACAGTAGTAGGCAGAAATGGGCCTAACGTTACTGTGGAATCAACTGAAACAGGAAAGCGTTTCGACCGCAACACATCTCATCTTCGgaaaattgaagaatccaacgagAAACACTTTCGATCTGACGACACGCTACTGACGCACGAAACGGATAAGCAAGCTGTGTTGCGAAGATCATCTCGTGCTCCAAAGCCAACGGCGCGCTTCAGTCCGTGA